From Apium graveolens cultivar Ventura chromosome 9, ASM990537v1, whole genome shotgun sequence, the proteins below share one genomic window:
- the LOC141685936 gene encoding uncharacterized protein LOC141685936: MPRIEIKGQALVDFLLEFDSAVDDKALVVLHPLHTKESLEEFPHPWWILHVDGAVNNGGSGAGIVLVSPEGHHLMSAIHFKFYATNNDAEYEALINGLKIALEMGVRNLTAKSDSELVVNHVNGGFQARGPRAELYLRSAHHLIGKFKKVRLECLPLEKNNNADALEKMGSQQEAVLLGSIPLEI; encoded by the coding sequence ATGCCCCGTATAGAAATTAAAGGACAAGCCTTAGTCgatttcttgttggaatttgattctgCGGTTGATGATAAGGCTTTGGTAGTGCTGCATCCCCTTCATACTAAGGAATCTTTAGAGGAGTTTCCACATCcctggtggatcttgcatgtggatggggcAGTTAACAATGGAGGATCAGGCGCGGGCATAGTACTCGTGTCTCCGGAAGGCCATCATCTGATGAGTGCAATTCACTTCAAATTTTATGCAACAAATAATGATGCAGAATATGAAGCATTGATCAATGGCCTGAAGATCGCTTTGGAAATGGGAGTGCGGAACCTTACTGCAAAAAGCGACTCAGAGTTGGTGGTAAACCACGTGAATGGGGGGTTTCAAGCTCGAGGACCACGGGCGGAATTGTACCTGAGGAGCGCGCATCACCTGATTGGAAAGTTCAAAAAGGTTAGGCTGGAATGTCTACCGCTGGAAAAGAATAACAACGCGGATGCTCTAGAAAAAATGGGGTCCCAGCAGGAGGCTGTGTTGTTGGGATCCATACCCTTAGAAATCTAG